TGCCGCACTAATTCGAAAACCGCATGCGTAAAACCTGGGATATAGTTAAAAAAGAAATCTGACATCAGATGCCATAAATTAATGCCGATCCAATAGCCAAACGCTCCTCCCAATACTGAAGCGATTGAACATACTGTTGCATATATCAGGCTTTTTTTTACTTTGGATAATGAAAGTGCCATCAGCAAAGGATCGGGGGGGATGGGGAAGAATGACGATTCAAAAAATGCTAATATGGCTAATGCCGGCGTTCCATACTTCGTATCCGCCCAGTGTAAAACCCAATCATATAATTTCCTTGTCATGCTTTTTTTCTTTTCAAGATCGACTGGCTGGCTCATAAAATCCTTTGCTAATAATTTTTATTGATGGTCAGTATAAACATTTTTATAAAACGCCACGTGTCAATGAAATGACGAATATAGCTTTTCTCGTCCGCATAAATAGTCGAGATTGGATAAAAACCGAACTTGCAGTCGAGGCGAGCCGCTTTTAAAATAAGTTCAGATTCCGTCTCATAACGCGAAGTTTTAAGCGATAGTTTTTTTATAATTTCATTTCGAATGACGCGATAACCGGATTGGCTGTCAGGGATTTTAATTGATATTCTTATCGAAATTATCCATGAGGTGAGCGAATTTGATATACGGCGAGGCCAGGACATTCGTGCATCGCGCTGGCGAACACCTATCACGAAGTCTAAAGAATGGTGCTGAAGGTAGTCGATCATTCCGGAAAGAGCCGTTGGGTCATGCTGTAAGTCAGCGTCAATAGTAGCAACCAAATCAAATTCATGTGTGACCATGTATTGAAACCCTGTTTTCAAAGCTGCACCTTTACCTGAATTTTTTTCGTGCTGAATTAATTCTGCTTTCAAGTTTTTCACAAGGTTCGAAGTCATATCAGTTGAGCCGTCGTCGACAACCAGAATTGTATAATCTAATTTATTGTCCAGAGAAAGGCGGATTCCATCGATAAGTTGGCTAAGAGTTTTCTCTGCATTATAAGCTGGAATGAGTACAAGTAGTTTCATAGGTCTAATAAAAAAGCCCTTTAAAATTTGGTTTTAAAGGGCTGCTGATTAGTACACCCGTAGGGAGTCGAACCCCAAACCTTCTGATCCGTAGTCAGATGCTCTATCCAATTGAGCTACGGGTGCATCATTCATTTAAAAGTGTGCGAATATATAAGGTGTGGTCAATAAAATCAAGTAGAATTTGATCATTAAAACGCCTTGGAGTTTTTTGTTGACTCAAAGCCGTTTTATTTGTATCTAACAGTTGAGCATTTATTCAACTATTGAAATTATGCATACCAATTTAGCCTATACCTCACGCCCTCATAAATCAATTGAAGATCAGGCGGATATCTGCGAGGCAGATTTTTTTGATGCAAAAAAGATTCGTGCTTTGCAAAAGCGAATGAAAACGGTCGAAGAATTGCATGAATTGGCAGAAGTTTTCAAAGTATTGAGCGATCCGACGCGCCTGAAAATTGTTTTGGCGTTAACCGAGTATGAATTATGCGTCTGCGATTTAGCCAATTATTTAAACGTAACCAAATCGGCTGTATCGCACCAGCTGCGTCTTCTAAGAACCATGCGGCTTGTAAAATTTCGCCGCGACGGCAAAATGACTTATTATTCACTCGATGATCATCACATTACCAGTTTATTGAAGCAAGCCACTGAGCATATTGAGGAGAGGCGATAGTGGAAACATTAGCGATTCAATATCTAATTGTTATCGGTTATTCGATTGTCGATACGTTGTTGGACGCATCATTCTATCTTTTAATCGGTTTTCTCGCCGCAGGAATCATCAAAGCATTGGTCAGTGAAAATAAAATCGTCAAAGAGATCGGGAAGGCAAATGTTGGTTCGGTGATCAAAGCATCGTTGTACGGTACACCATTGCCATTGTGTTCTTGCAGCGTTGTTCCGATGGCAACTTCATTACGAAAGAACGGCGCCAGTAAGGGTGCAACGGTTAGTTTTTTAATTTCCACTCCCGAATCAGGTGTGGATTCGATAGCTATTTCCTATGCTATGCTTGACCCATTGATGACCGTGTTTCGTCCCGTCGCAGCATTTCTGTCCGCTTTTGCAGCGGGAGTTGTCGAAAATTTTCTTGACAAATCATCGGATAAAGTGGTATTGCCACAAGTTTCCTCCGATGCGTGTACGAATTGCCATTGTGAAACAGAGAAAATAGAAGAAAAAGCCACATTAGGAAGGCGTTTGAAAAATGGAATTCAGTATGCTTTTACAGACCTTCTTGGTGACATTGCCTATTACTTATTTATTGGTTTGATATTATCTGGAATTATCGCGGCCTTAATTCCTGCAAATTTTTTTGAATATTACCTTGGCAATGAATGGATGAGCATGGTCGTTATGTTGTTAGTAGGTCTGCCATTGTATGTGTGTGCAAGTTCATCCACACCGATTGCTGCTGCATTTATCATGAAAGGACTTTCTCCCGGAGCAGCACTGGTTTTCTTGCTGGCTGGCCCAGCTACAAATATGGCGACGATGAGTGTGGTTAATAAAGTTTTAGGCCGTCGCTCCTTGTGGTCCTATGTGATTAGTATTGCTCTGGTGGCATTGCTGATGGGATTTGTTTTGAACCGGATATATGATGTTTTTGATATTTCGATTCAGATGCAATTGGGAAAAGCTGAAGCACTGATCCCTGATTGGTTGAAATACATAAGCATGATAATTTTCATTCCCCTTTTATTATGGGGTTTGAAACATGAACTGAAGCATCGCTTTTTTCATAAGCATTGACAGGCTTTTATTTAAAAAATAAAAAAACCGTGTTATCATGAATAACACGGTTTTTTGTTTTTACGAATTAAATGATTCAGAAAAGTAGAGGCCATGTTTGTGCAACAATAAAACAAACAGCGAAGGCTATCGACAAGGGGAGCAAGTTGGAAACCACAGTCCATTTTACACTTTTGGTTTCTTTCCAGATTGTCATCGTCGTCGTACTGCATGGATAATGCAGCAGCGAAAACAGCATCAAGCTGACGGCCGTCATGACCGACCATCCGTTTTGAACAAAAAGTTGTTTCAATTCAAAATCGCTGTCCAGTTCAGTCATCTGCCCTGCAGCCATGTAGCCCATAATGATGGTGGGGACAATGATTTCATTGGCCGGGATGGCAATAATATACGCCAAAAGAATGACGCCGTCCAAACCGATTGCTTGACCCATCGGCTGAAGAAAATTGGCTGCATGAGCAAATAATGAATATTGGCCAACGTAAATATTAGCTAATAGCCAGCACAAGCCGCCTGCAGGTGCAGCCATTACAATGGCCCGCCAGAGCACCAACAATGTTCGATCAATTAAAGATGTATAAATAATTCTCAAAAATTGAGGCCGGCGGTAAGGAGGCAATTCAATTTGAAAGAACGATGATTCGCCGCGTAAGCTCGTACGCGTGCTGAGAAATTTCGAAACAA
This DNA window, taken from bacterium, encodes the following:
- a CDS encoding DedA family protein, coding for MTRKLYDWVLHWADTKYGTPALAILAFFESSFFPIPPDPLLMALSLSKVKKSLIYATVCSIASVLGGAFGYWIGINLWHLMSDFFFNYIPGFTHAVFELVRQKYSEHAFFAIFTAGLTPIPYKVFTISAGVFEINFLTFVIASILGRSMRFFLVAGLIRIYGEQIKQFIDKYFDILSIAFIVLLIGGFLIIKWLT
- a CDS encoding metalloregulator ArsR/SmtB family transcription factor gives rise to the protein MHTNLAYTSRPHKSIEDQADICEADFFDAKKIRALQKRMKTVEELHELAEVFKVLSDPTRLKIVLALTEYELCVCDLANYLNVTKSAVSHQLRLLRTMRLVKFRRDGKMTYYSLDDHHITSLLKQATEHIEERR
- a CDS encoding glycosyltransferase family 2 protein; translated protein: MKLLVLIPAYNAEKTLSQLIDGIRLSLDNKLDYTILVVDDGSTDMTSNLVKNLKAELIQHEKNSGKGAALKTGFQYMVTHEFDLVATIDADLQHDPTALSGMIDYLQHHSLDFVIGVRQRDARMSWPRRISNSLTSWIISIRISIKIPDSQSGYRVIRNEIIKKLSLKTSRYETESELILKAARLDCKFGFYPISTIYADEKSYIRHFIDTWRFIKMFILTINKNY
- a CDS encoding SO_0444 family Cu/Zn efflux transporter; protein product: METLAIQYLIVIGYSIVDTLLDASFYLLIGFLAAGIIKALVSENKIVKEIGKANVGSVIKASLYGTPLPLCSCSVVPMATSLRKNGASKGATVSFLISTPESGVDSIAISYAMLDPLMTVFRPVAAFLSAFAAGVVENFLDKSSDKVVLPQVSSDACTNCHCETEKIEEKATLGRRLKNGIQYAFTDLLGDIAYYLFIGLILSGIIAALIPANFFEYYLGNEWMSMVVMLLVGLPLYVCASSSTPIAAAFIMKGLSPGAALVFLLAGPATNMATMSVVNKVLGRRSLWSYVISIALVALLMGFVLNRIYDVFDISIQMQLGKAEALIPDWLKYISMIIFIPLLLWGLKHELKHRFFHKH